From Phycisphaeraceae bacterium, a single genomic window includes:
- a CDS encoding DUF481 domain-containing protein: protein MKKMLLLATAMITFTFTPIRADQVILSTGEVLKGTITSQDDDKVVLEHPVLGTINVPKANVASTIVPAPVPKAKPVLSPGPAAASPDAKDAISKAKSDIKALPSPENRFIDNWDAKLELGIAGTEGNSDTFDGHVGFLASKEDSKDRWKFDTAYFTSASSGETTRNDFTVGVLKDWLFQDSKWFWWADGRYDYDDFKSWRQRVAGHIGPGYTFYDTDKFKLIGRAGVGGRKEWGSDDQEFSPEGFASGEFRWKLSDSQTLMGSSTIYPDLGEIGEFRLRNSLDWLCAIDKADGLSLKVGLLHEYESQVDTDQHHNDLKYYAALLFDF, encoded by the coding sequence ATGAAGAAGATGCTGCTTCTCGCCACGGCAATGATTACTTTCACCTTCACACCCATCAGGGCTGACCAGGTCATTCTCTCCACCGGCGAGGTGCTCAAGGGCACCATCACCTCCCAGGATGATGACAAGGTAGTGCTTGAACACCCCGTGTTAGGGACGATCAATGTTCCCAAAGCCAACGTCGCATCGACAATCGTTCCCGCGCCGGTGCCAAAGGCGAAGCCTGTACTTTCACCCGGACCTGCTGCTGCCTCTCCCGATGCCAAGGACGCGATCTCTAAGGCCAAGTCTGACATCAAAGCCCTTCCCAGCCCGGAAAACCGCTTCATTGATAACTGGGACGCCAAGCTCGAACTGGGTATCGCCGGCACCGAAGGCAACTCCGACACTTTCGACGGTCACGTCGGCTTCCTCGCAAGCAAAGAGGACTCCAAGGACCGCTGGAAATTCGACACCGCCTATTTCACCAGCGCCAGCTCGGGTGAAACCACTCGTAATGACTTCACCGTGGGAGTGTTAAAGGACTGGTTATTTCAGGACAGCAAGTGGTTCTGGTGGGCGGATGGACGCTATGACTACGACGACTTCAAATCATGGCGACAGCGCGTGGCGGGCCACATCGGGCCCGGTTACACGTTTTACGACACGGATAAGTTCAAGCTCATCGGCCGTGCCGGTGTCGGCGGTCGTAAAGAGTGGGGCTCAGACGATCAGGAGTTCTCGCCTGAAGGTTTCGCCAGCGGTGAGTTCCGATGGAAACTCTCCGACAGCCAGACCCTGATGGGCAGTTCCACGATCTATCCCGATCTGGGAGAAATCGGTGAATTCCGTCTGCGTAACTCGCTTGATTGGCTTTGTGCGATCGACAAAGCGGACGGCTTGTCCTTGAAGGTCGGTCTTCTGCACGAGTATGAATCGCAGGTCGATACTGACCAGCACCATAACGATCTCAAGTACTACGCAGCTTTGCTGTTTGATTTTTAA
- a CDS encoding tyrosine--tRNA ligase, producing MRLLSDLQSRGLLAQTSDPDLDTKLVSIMSRRSVAAYAGFDPTSDSLHVGNFIAILSLMHAQRNGLRPIAIVGGATGLIGDPSGKTTERQLLTKEKVAQNVKGIQKVLERFLDFNHPKAPARIINNLDWFGSMSAIDFLRDVGAHFRIGSMLAKESVKARMEGSGSAGEGMSYTEFSYQLLQGYDFYKLYKEHDCVLQLGGSDQWGNITAGIDVIRRLEGESGNAFGVTMPLITTASGQKFGKSEGNAVWLSAEKTSPYDFHQFWLRVEDADVERYLKYFTFLPLEEIAQLSEQVKTAPQNRAAQRRLAELMTTLVHGESAAREAASAAAVMYGGDGAQTLDAAGIEALSKEVPSFEVDRAKLIAGWSPIEALRDSGLVKSGGEARRLIAQGGFYVNNQPWNDPTKALGEAQLAAGVAVVLRTGKKNYRIARVRS from the coding sequence ATGCGACTCTTAAGTGATCTCCAATCGCGCGGGCTACTCGCGCAGACATCTGATCCTGATCTCGACACCAAGCTCGTTTCGATCATGTCGAGGCGTTCGGTGGCAGCTTACGCGGGCTTTGATCCCACGTCCGACAGTCTGCACGTGGGGAACTTCATCGCCATCCTCTCGCTGATGCACGCGCAGCGCAACGGCCTGAGGCCGATCGCCATAGTCGGCGGTGCGACCGGGCTTATTGGTGATCCCTCCGGTAAAACCACTGAGCGTCAACTGCTCACCAAAGAAAAAGTGGCTCAAAACGTCAAGGGAATCCAGAAAGTTCTCGAGCGGTTTCTTGACTTCAACCACCCCAAAGCCCCGGCGCGGATCATCAACAACCTGGATTGGTTCGGCAGCATGTCTGCGATTGACTTTCTGCGCGATGTGGGAGCGCACTTCCGCATCGGCTCAATGCTCGCGAAAGAGTCAGTCAAGGCCCGCATGGAAGGCAGCGGCTCCGCGGGTGAAGGCATGAGCTACACCGAGTTCAGCTATCAACTCCTTCAGGGTTACGACTTCTACAAGCTTTATAAGGAACATGACTGCGTGCTCCAGCTCGGCGGGAGCGATCAATGGGGCAATATCACGGCAGGCATTGATGTGATCCGCAGACTTGAGGGCGAGAGCGGCAATGCGTTCGGCGTGACGATGCCGTTGATTACCACCGCGAGTGGCCAGAAGTTCGGCAAAAGCGAGGGTAACGCGGTCTGGCTCAGTGCCGAAAAAACGAGTCCTTACGACTTTCATCAGTTCTGGCTGCGTGTTGAGGACGCCGATGTGGAGCGTTACCTGAAATACTTCACGTTTCTGCCACTGGAGGAGATTGCGCAGTTATCCGAGCAGGTCAAAACAGCACCGCAGAATCGAGCGGCACAGAGACGGCTCGCTGAGCTGATGACGACGCTCGTACATGGAGAATCGGCTGCACGTGAAGCGGCATCGGCGGCGGCGGTGATGTACGGCGGCGACGGAGCGCAGACTCTCGATGCAGCAGGTATCGAAGCGCTGTCGAAGGAGGTACCCAGCTTCGAGGTCGATCGCGCCAAGCTGATTGCTGGCTGGTCACCCATTGAAGCCCTCCGTGACAGTGGCTTGGTTAAGAGCGGCGGAGAGGCGCGACGGTTGATCGCCCAAGGCGGTTTTTACGTGAACAATCAACCCTGGAACGACCCCACCAAAGCACTGGGAGAAGCCCAACTTGCGGCTGGTGTCGCAGTGGTATTGCGAACGGGAAAAAAGAACTACCGGATTGCGAGAGTGAGAAGTTAA
- a CDS encoding sodium-translocating pyrophosphatase: MKRFKRGKQTKSILFLIGLLVFFVGMYVHAGVYGTPKGLLAQADAPAVVESTAADTSSAELPPSVAERARTQTVTAAPEVHADPHARPFSYFSFMKPDSGFSQGEVIALWVTLGVALAALLYAWMLVKQVVSADQGTPRMQEIAAAVREGANAYLARQLKVVGILIVVLVIVLYCSRAFKENDPLAHTYAIGRALSFLVGAIFSALVGFIGMRMATIGNLRVAAAARVGFGKALMYGYRSGTITGMLTDGLGLLGGTVIFMTYGEHAYEALLGFGFGGTLLALFMRVGGGIYTKAADVGADLVGKVEKDIPEDDPRNAATIADNVGDNVGDCAGMAADIFESYEVTIVAAMILGWASFGHKGVLFPILVRAIGVIGSIISTYSVRAGDKGNVGEAMKQINKGFYIGSFLSVVGFIILGWFYLRFTPENTANRPGVWENIQALPFWCNFGQEGLDMRPAWTCFIGIILCIALNRITEYFTGTEFKPVHGIKRNCETGHGTTIIEGFAVGYESAVWTGLVLCVAIFSSVLIYSSTMNESNPIFIAYGVAMCGIGMLTLTGNTVSMDVFGPIADNANGIAEMGFSKSDFKSEADYKEARQTLADLDAVGNTTKAVTKGVAIGSAVIAAVSLYASFITVIGSGGGGEEKALPIEIFNRVAGLLTVSSPNLLIGMLIGGAVPFLFSSMLIRAVGRAAYLIVNECRVQFRDKEIWAGTKKPDYARVVDICTTAAQKELIGPAFLGVLTPILVGYFLGPIGLAGFLGGSIVAGQLLASFMCNAGGAWDNAKKMVEDEPRDLERNTGKGSEKHKASVTGDTVGDPLKDTAGPAINPLLKVMNMVAVLGVPLMLAYDASVVKTVNAGAQQYPGAVNTLPTDGGNMAVRVAVIVVTLVLIGWAIFQSKRVVKGFNQ, encoded by the coding sequence ATGAAGAGGTTCAAGCGAGGCAAGCAAACCAAGTCGATCCTGTTTTTGATTGGGTTGCTCGTATTCTTCGTCGGCATGTACGTACATGCCGGCGTGTACGGCACACCCAAGGGGCTGCTGGCGCAGGCGGATGCGCCGGCCGTGGTCGAATCCACCGCCGCCGACACCAGTTCGGCAGAGTTGCCGCCTTCCGTCGCCGAGCGGGCGCGAACTCAGACCGTTACCGCGGCACCGGAGGTTCACGCGGACCCGCATGCACGGCCATTCTCATACTTTTCGTTCATGAAACCGGACTCCGGCTTTTCACAGGGTGAGGTCATCGCCCTGTGGGTTACGCTCGGCGTCGCCCTCGCAGCCCTGCTTTACGCATGGATGCTCGTCAAACAGGTCGTCAGTGCCGATCAGGGCACTCCGCGGATGCAGGAAATCGCCGCAGCGGTACGCGAAGGTGCCAACGCTTATCTGGCTCGACAGCTTAAGGTCGTGGGCATCCTGATTGTCGTGCTGGTGATTGTGCTCTATTGCAGTCGTGCCTTTAAGGAAAACGATCCGCTCGCACACACTTACGCGATCGGGCGGGCACTCTCCTTCCTTGTGGGTGCGATTTTCTCAGCCTTGGTAGGCTTCATTGGCATGCGAATGGCAACGATCGGTAACCTCCGCGTCGCCGCGGCTGCCCGTGTCGGTTTCGGTAAGGCGCTCATGTACGGCTACCGCTCAGGCACCATTACCGGCATGCTCACCGACGGTCTGGGTCTGCTCGGCGGCACCGTCATCTTCATGACCTATGGCGAGCACGCTTACGAAGCCCTGCTGGGCTTCGGCTTCGGCGGTACGCTGCTGGCACTCTTCATGCGTGTCGGTGGTGGTATCTACACCAAGGCTGCAGACGTCGGGGCTGACCTCGTCGGTAAAGTCGAGAAGGACATCCCTGAAGACGATCCTCGCAACGCGGCGACCATCGCCGACAACGTCGGTGACAACGTCGGCGACTGCGCCGGTATGGCAGCTGACATCTTCGAGTCTTACGAAGTGACCATCGTCGCAGCCATGATTCTGGGCTGGGCGAGCTTCGGTCATAAGGGTGTGTTATTCCCCATCCTCGTCCGTGCCATCGGCGTCATCGGGTCGATCATCTCGACCTACTCCGTCCGTGCCGGTGACAAGGGCAACGTCGGCGAAGCCATGAAGCAGATCAACAAGGGCTTCTACATCGGCTCGTTCCTGTCCGTCGTTGGCTTCATCATCCTCGGATGGTTCTACCTGCGGTTTACTCCGGAAAATACGGCCAACCGTCCGGGCGTCTGGGAAAACATCCAGGCACTGCCTTTCTGGTGCAATTTTGGCCAGGAAGGGCTGGACATGCGGCCCGCATGGACCTGCTTCATCGGTATCATCCTTTGCATCGCGTTGAATCGGATCACTGAGTATTTCACAGGTACCGAGTTCAAACCCGTTCACGGCATCAAACGTAACTGTGAAACCGGCCACGGCACGACGATCATCGAGGGCTTTGCCGTTGGTTATGAGTCGGCTGTGTGGACCGGATTGGTTCTCTGCGTTGCGATTTTCTCTTCGGTGCTCATCTACTCCTCGACGATGAACGAGTCGAACCCGATTTTCATCGCCTACGGTGTGGCGATGTGCGGCATCGGCATGCTGACCCTCACCGGTAATACCGTGTCGATGGACGTCTTCGGCCCGATCGCCGACAACGCCAACGGCATCGCCGAGATGGGCTTTTCCAAGAGTGACTTCAAGAGTGAGGCAGATTACAAGGAGGCACGCCAGACGTTGGCGGACCTCGACGCGGTGGGTAACACGACCAAGGCTGTAACCAAGGGCGTGGCCATCGGTTCGGCGGTTATCGCGGCGGTTTCGCTTTATGCGTCGTTCATCACCGTCATCGGTTCGGGTGGTGGCGGCGAGGAAAAAGCACTACCGATCGAAATCTTCAACCGGGTCGCCGGCCTGTTGACCGTCAGCTCGCCCAATCTGCTGATCGGCATGCTCATCGGCGGTGCGGTGCCGTTCCTCTTTTCGTCAATGCTCATCCGTGCGGTGGGTCGTGCAGCCTACCTAATCGTCAATGAGTGCCGCGTGCAGTTCCGTGACAAGGAGATCTGGGCCGGCACCAAGAAACCCGACTATGCCCGCGTGGTGGACATCTGCACCACGGCAGCACAGAAGGAACTCATCGGCCCCGCGTTCCTGGGTGTGCTGACGCCGATCCTGGTCGGTTACTTCCTGGGTCCGATCGGTCTGGCGGGCTTCCTCGGCGGGTCAATCGTCGCCGGCCAGCTTCTGGCGAGCTTCATGTGCAATGCAGGCGGCGCATGGGATAACGCCAAGAAAATGGTCGAAGATGAACCTCGCGACCTCGAACGTAACACGGGCAAAGGCTCGGAAAAGCACAAGGCTTCAGTCACCGGTGATACCGTCGGTGATCCGCTCAAGGACACCGCTGGCCCTGCGATCAACCCACTGCTGAAGGTGATGAACATGGTGGCCGTCCTCGGCGTGCCGCTCATGCTCGCTTACGATGCTTCCGTGGTGAAGACGGTGAATGCCGGTGCCCAGCAGTACCCCGGCGCGGTCAACACGCTTCCGACCGACGGCGGCAACATGGCGGTTCGCGTTGCGGTCATCGTGGTGACCCTGGTCCTCATCGGCTGGGCGATCTTCCAGTCGAAGCGCGTCGTCAAGGGTTTCAATCAGTAA
- a CDS encoding SIS domain-containing protein, which produces MSRYEESIRASAATIESLRNLEPSMARAVEIVARCLGGGHKLLIAGNGGSAADAAHFATEFVVRFEQDRQAFPAIALAESSSALTATGNDYSFDEIFARQVKAFAHQGDVLVVFTTSGKSKNILKALDAARAVGIESIAFLGRDGGAARGKATVELVVVSNITARIQEAHKVLLHVLCEAVEPLLPRE; this is translated from the coding sequence ATGTCGCGTTACGAAGAATCCATCCGCGCCAGCGCAGCGACTATCGAGTCTTTGCGTAACCTTGAGCCGTCGATGGCCCGCGCTGTGGAAATCGTAGCGCGTTGCCTCGGCGGCGGGCACAAGCTGCTCATCGCCGGTAACGGCGGCAGTGCCGCGGATGCGGCTCACTTCGCCACGGAATTTGTCGTTCGCTTTGAACAGGACCGCCAAGCATTTCCCGCGATCGCGCTGGCGGAGTCAAGCAGTGCCCTCACCGCCACGGGTAATGATTATTCATTTGACGAAATCTTTGCCCGGCAGGTCAAGGCATTTGCGCATCAGGGCGACGTGCTGGTGGTCTTTACTACCAGCGGAAAATCGAAAAACATTCTTAAAGCCCTCGACGCTGCGCGAGCCGTAGGAATTGAAAGCATCGCCTTTCTTGGTCGTGACGGCGGAGCAGCGAGGGGAAAAGCGACAGTCGAACTGGTCGTCGTCAGCAATATCACCGCTCGAATCCAGGAGGCGCACAAGGTGCTGCTGCACGTCTTGTGTGAGGCTGTCGAACCGTTACTGCCGCGGGAGTAA
- a CDS encoding OsmC family protein, translating into MAVEIDGIYEGQLHCRAIHGPSGSAIVTDAPTDNGGKGASFSPTDLVATALGTCILTTMGILAQRHGWDIEGTRVHVIKEMVTQPLRRIGALRTVVTFRADKAAKLGAEQRQRLEAAGLHCPVHQSLHPDVQAPITFSYEG; encoded by the coding sequence ATGGCTGTAGAAATTGACGGAATCTACGAAGGTCAGCTCCATTGTCGCGCGATCCACGGCCCCAGTGGTTCGGCAATCGTGACCGACGCTCCAACCGACAATGGCGGCAAAGGCGCGAGCTTTTCCCCTACTGATCTGGTCGCCACCGCACTGGGAACCTGCATCCTGACCACGATGGGTATCCTTGCTCAGCGGCACGGGTGGGATATCGAGGGCACTCGTGTCCATGTCATTAAGGAAATGGTGACACAACCATTACGCCGTATCGGAGCCTTGCGCACGGTTGTTACTTTTCGGGCTGATAAGGCAGCGAAGCTCGGCGCAGAGCAGCGTCAGCGGCTCGAAGCTGCGGGACTTCATTGTCCCGTTCATCAGAGTCTGCATCCGGATGTGCAAGCCCCAATCACTTTTTCCTATGAAGGATAG
- a CDS encoding zinc-dependent alcohol dehydrogenase family protein, whose protein sequence is MKTRAAVLEKMGLPEPYSESKPLRIEDIELEAPAAGEVLVELRSSGVCHSDLSTINGSRPWNTPLVLGHEASGIVRECGPEVRDLRVGDRVVFSYVPVCGGCLSCVSGRGWLCENGIVANRAGTLLGGDRRFSRRGEKLFHHLGVSAFSQFTIASEKSLTRIEPDLPDDVSSLFGCAVMTGVGAVLNTAKVEPGASVAVFGLGGVGLSAIMGARAAGAGIIIAVDPLPRKLSLAKTLGATHTVDAAGDVVAKIKDLTHGGVQYAIECAGVVAALEQAYLSTRRGGTTVTAGLPHPDLNLTLPAVSLTAEERTLKGSYMGSCVPRRDIPRFIAMYRAGLLPVNALRSRTIRLEDLNEAFDVLARGDVVRQIVLYENTD, encoded by the coding sequence ATGAAAACCCGTGCTGCGGTTCTCGAAAAGATGGGGCTGCCTGAGCCGTACTCCGAATCCAAGCCGCTGCGCATCGAAGACATTGAGCTGGAAGCACCAGCTGCTGGAGAAGTCCTTGTCGAGTTGCGGAGCAGCGGGGTTTGTCATTCGGACTTATCCACGATCAACGGCTCCCGGCCATGGAACACACCGCTGGTGCTTGGACACGAAGCCAGCGGAATCGTCCGTGAATGCGGCCCGGAGGTACGTGATCTTCGCGTGGGAGATCGCGTCGTATTTTCCTACGTGCCTGTCTGCGGCGGGTGCCTGAGCTGCGTATCAGGCCGTGGATGGCTCTGCGAAAACGGCATCGTCGCCAACCGTGCCGGTACACTCCTTGGGGGTGATCGGCGATTCTCACGGCGAGGTGAAAAGTTGTTTCACCATCTGGGTGTGTCTGCGTTTTCACAGTTCACCATCGCCTCTGAAAAATCACTCACCAGGATCGAACCTGATCTGCCTGATGATGTCTCTTCGCTCTTTGGCTGCGCGGTCATGACCGGAGTTGGCGCGGTACTCAACACCGCGAAAGTCGAACCCGGCGCAAGTGTGGCGGTTTTCGGACTCGGTGGCGTCGGACTCAGCGCAATCATGGGTGCGAGGGCTGCCGGCGCAGGAATAATCATCGCGGTCGATCCGCTGCCGCGAAAACTCAGTCTGGCGAAAACACTCGGTGCGACGCATACCGTGGACGCCGCTGGTGATGTCGTCGCAAAGATCAAAGACCTCACACACGGTGGAGTGCAGTACGCTATCGAGTGCGCCGGCGTTGTGGCGGCTCTGGAACAGGCGTACCTCTCCACACGCCGCGGCGGTACAACGGTCACGGCTGGACTTCCCCATCCTGACTTGAATTTGACCTTACCCGCCGTATCCCTGACAGCCGAAGAACGCACCCTCAAAGGCAGCTACATGGGGTCATGCGTACCCCGACGGGATATTCCACGATTCATCGCGATGTATCGCGCGGGTTTGCTGCCCGTGAACGCACTCCGGTCACGAACAATCAGGCTGGAAGATTTGAATGAGGCGTTCGATGTTCTAGCCCGTGGAGACGTAGTCCGGCAGATCGTGTTATATGAAAACACGGATTGA
- a CDS encoding P-II family nitrogen regulator — protein sequence MKLVTAIIQPDKLDEVREALIKAEITRITVSRCTGHGQHQREDQGEDVYRGQLVVPNLLPKVRLDIACNDAFVDITVNAILAAARHGSGEIGDGKIFITQLDECIRIRTGERGGQAI from the coding sequence ATGAAACTCGTCACAGCCATCATCCAACCCGACAAACTTGATGAGGTGCGCGAGGCATTGATCAAGGCCGAGATCACTCGTATCACGGTCAGCCGCTGTACGGGTCACGGTCAGCACCAGCGCGAAGATCAAGGCGAGGATGTGTATCGCGGGCAACTCGTCGTACCCAATTTGTTACCCAAGGTTCGCCTGGACATTGCGTGCAACGATGCGTTTGTGGATATCACAGTCAACGCGATACTCGCAGCCGCCCGCCACGGAAGTGGTGAGATCGGTGACGGCAAAATATTCATCACGCAACTGGATGAATGTATCCGCATCCGTACCGGTGAACGCGGCGGCCAGGCGATTTAA
- a CDS encoding CTP synthase: MPSTQDLLAAAGNKSQETEFFNPIPEGYVRGRHKYVAVLGSVMSGLGKGIFASSLAKLLKDKGLAVSPIKMEGYLNIDSGTLNPYRHGEVFVLDDGLETDMDLGTYERLLDQNLTRDNYTTSGQIFRGVLDKERHGGYLGRDVQMIPHVTGEVKYMLRELAVKQNADVIFVEVGGTVGDYENAFYIEALRELAFDEGENSVCFVALTYVIEPKALGEQKSKAAQLGLKKLMEAGVQPQIIACRAQNPVSETVKQKIAMFSNVPMKRVFSMHDRKSIYTIPEAMREAGLDREILGILDLHERVNAVHEDEAREKWRGFVEKLTGKRRFRTRIGITGKYAALRDAYASIDKALEHCSAHLSVDIELQWIDTTRFEPAESASKLEGLDAVIVPGGFGVKGTESKIACIRYCRENALPYLGLCLGFQVAVIEFARNVVGLKGAASTEFDAKSPYPVIDMLPEQKQIEGLGGNMRLGGKDVLISSGTLAAFLYESESRKTQNPSSFLIRERFRHRYEVDPRYIAQLEKAGLVFSGRHPEQPIMQILELPVRDHPFFLGAQFHPELTSRPLRPQPMFMGLVAAAIHHAHPDVPREQISTRWLPEPKKQNSEPLTTAGAM, encoded by the coding sequence ATGCCTTCTACGCAAGATCTCCTCGCGGCAGCCGGCAACAAATCTCAAGAGACCGAGTTTTTCAACCCCATTCCTGAAGGCTATGTCAGGGGACGGCATAAGTATGTGGCCGTCCTCGGCAGCGTTATGTCAGGACTCGGTAAGGGAATCTTCGCCAGCTCGCTCGCCAAACTACTCAAAGACAAAGGTCTCGCAGTCTCGCCCATCAAGATGGAGGGTTACCTCAACATTGACTCGGGCACCTTAAACCCTTACCGCCACGGTGAGGTGTTCGTGCTTGATGACGGGCTTGAGACTGACATGGATCTGGGAACTTACGAGCGATTGCTCGACCAGAACCTCACACGCGACAACTACACGACCTCCGGTCAGATCTTCCGTGGAGTGCTCGACAAGGAGCGTCACGGCGGATACCTCGGCCGCGACGTGCAGATGATCCCGCACGTCACCGGCGAAGTGAAATACATGCTCCGCGAGCTGGCGGTCAAGCAGAACGCTGATGTTATTTTTGTGGAGGTCGGCGGAACCGTTGGCGACTACGAAAATGCCTTCTATATCGAAGCACTGCGCGAGCTGGCGTTTGATGAAGGCGAGAACAGCGTCTGCTTTGTCGCGCTGACCTACGTCATCGAACCCAAAGCCCTTGGTGAGCAGAAATCCAAGGCGGCGCAACTAGGCTTGAAAAAACTGATGGAAGCAGGTGTGCAACCGCAGATCATCGCCTGTCGTGCACAGAATCCCGTCAGCGAGACGGTCAAACAGAAAATCGCGATGTTTTCCAACGTGCCGATGAAGCGAGTCTTCTCGATGCACGACCGCAAGAGCATCTACACCATTCCCGAAGCGATGCGCGAGGCGGGCCTCGACAGAGAAATCCTGGGCATTCTCGATTTGCACGAACGCGTCAACGCGGTCCATGAAGACGAGGCCCGCGAAAAGTGGCGGGGATTTGTCGAAAAACTTACGGGTAAGCGTCGCTTCCGTACCCGCATCGGGATCACCGGCAAATATGCCGCTCTCCGTGATGCCTACGCATCGATTGACAAGGCTCTGGAGCATTGTTCCGCCCACCTGTCCGTGGATATCGAGCTTCAGTGGATCGACACGACTCGATTCGAGCCTGCGGAATCCGCGAGTAAGCTCGAAGGGCTGGATGCTGTCATCGTGCCGGGAGGCTTCGGCGTCAAAGGCACCGAAAGCAAAATCGCCTGCATCCGCTACTGCCGTGAAAACGCGCTGCCGTATCTGGGATTATGTCTTGGCTTCCAGGTGGCCGTGATCGAATTCGCCCGCAACGTGGTCGGCCTCAAGGGGGCCGCGAGCACGGAGTTTGACGCGAAATCGCCCTACCCGGTCATCGACATGCTGCCCGAACAAAAACAGATCGAAGGTCTGGGCGGCAACATGCGGCTGGGAGGTAAGGATGTGTTGATTTCCAGCGGAACACTGGCGGCATTCTTGTATGAAAGTGAAAGCCGCAAAACGCAAAATCCCAGCTCCTTCCTCATCCGTGAGCGATTCCGACACCGCTATGAAGTCGATCCTCGCTATATCGCGCAATTGGAAAAGGCCGGATTAGTCTTCTCCGGTCGGCATCCTGAGCAGCCGATCATGCAGATCCTCGAATTACCGGTGCGTGACCATCCGTTCTTTCTCGGTGCGCAATTTCACCCGGAATTGACCAGCCGCCCCTTGCGTCCGCAACCAATGTTCATGGGTCTTGTCGCCGCTGCGATTCACCACGCTCATCCCGATGTTCCGCGTGAGCAAATCAGCACGCGATGGCTGCCTGAACCTAAAAAGCAGAACAGTGAACCGCTGACCACTGCCGGAGCGATGTAA
- a CDS encoding ROK family protein: MAGTNLYLGLDVGGTKCAVVIGDDKGTIRERIEWPSQAERGPQPMIADLTTNAGYLREKHAGVQAVGVSIGGPLDARNGIIHAPPNLPGWDAIPLRQILEEQFKLPVFIEHDAAACALAEYRWGAGVGAERLVYLTCATGFGAGYVFDGKAYYGAQGRSGEIGHTRYAVDGPEAFGKTGSAEAFCSAKGLSRLAAWKFPHRWEHAVPSPPEIARLARDGDADAREVITINARAVGEICSRIADMLFPDVIILGSLSQYLGESWLNEVHATFIHETLPTASRNCRLAPPGLGKRLQDCSALVAAMRGV, encoded by the coding sequence GTGGCTGGCACAAATCTCTATCTCGGACTTGACGTAGGCGGTACGAAATGTGCCGTGGTGATCGGCGATGATAAAGGCACGATCCGCGAACGCATCGAGTGGCCATCGCAGGCGGAACGTGGTCCGCAACCGATGATCGCCGATCTGACGACCAATGCTGGTTATCTGCGGGAGAAGCATGCGGGAGTACAGGCTGTCGGCGTATCGATCGGTGGGCCGCTCGATGCGAGGAACGGGATTATTCACGCTCCGCCGAATCTCCCCGGCTGGGATGCGATTCCGCTTCGTCAGATTCTTGAGGAGCAGTTCAAACTGCCGGTGTTCATCGAGCACGATGCAGCAGCCTGCGCACTGGCTGAGTATCGCTGGGGCGCGGGGGTCGGTGCGGAGCGGCTGGTCTATCTCACTTGTGCGACGGGTTTCGGGGCAGGCTACGTTTTCGACGGGAAAGCGTACTACGGTGCGCAGGGGCGATCAGGTGAAATCGGCCACACACGTTATGCGGTTGATGGACCGGAGGCATTCGGCAAAACGGGAAGTGCGGAAGCCTTCTGTTCAGCGAAGGGACTTTCACGGTTGGCAGCGTGGAAGTTTCCCCATCGATGGGAACACGCTGTGCCATCGCCGCCCGAAATCGCCCGTCTGGCCAGAGACGGCGACGCAGATGCCCGCGAAGTCATCACCATCAATGCCCGTGCGGTCGGCGAGATCTGCTCTCGCATCGCGGATATGCTCTTTCCCGATGTGATCATTCTGGGCAGCTTGTCGCAATACCTCGGCGAGTCGTGGCTGAACGAGGTCCATGCGACTTTTATCCATGAAACACTCCCTACCGCGAGTAGGAACTGTCGGCTGGCTCCGCCGGGCTTAGGGAAGCGACTTCAGGATTGCTCTGCCTTGGTTGCCGCGATGCGCGGGGTTTAG